The window CCATGGATTTTGTCGCTGGAGCCATCGGAGGTAACAGACGGGGAGCTGGGGTGTGCTGGGCCCCGACAGTAGCCCCCCAGGGCAGGGGGCTCGAGGGGCGCCGGAAGTGGTCAGGACCTGGTGCGGCCGCAGGTGctgggagggggcacggggtggggggtccGCACGGGCCTGACGTCTCGGCCTGGGGGCCCACGGCGGAGGggctgggggggttggggggctcaCAGCCATCGGTGTGGGGAAGGGTGGCCGAGCTGCCGTCGGAACGGAGGGCCCGGGCGGGGTGGACAGTGAGGACAAGCAGGCCTGGGGCCGGAAACCCGGGCTGCAGGGGGTGGGCCGGGGAAGGGGGGAGGCCCTGCAAGCCCCCCCACCCGCGGCTGGCTGTGCTGTCCCGGCTGCTGGCCTCCCAAGCTGTTGTCCCTCCTGGGGGCAGCGCTGGTTGCGAAAGGCGAGTCCAGGGAGATAACCGGCCCGCTGGGAAACAGGCTGGGGCCGGGCTCCCCCGCACCGGGCCCTCGATCCTCCAGCCGGGGAGCCTGTTTGGGTGAGGCCCCCTCGGCCTTGCAGGTCTTGCGAAACAGCAGTGGGTGCTGGTCGATACTCCCAGGAATGGCGTGGGGTGCTCtccccccggggcgggggagcaGAGCTGACTCAGGACACACGGGAACCCTGGCCTCACCGGGCACCCTGCTGAGGCCCCAGGCCAGCTGCCGCCCTGGATGTCAGCCCCCCAaggaggaggctcagagaggggactTGACTTGGCCAAGATCACGGAGCCAGGAAGGGCTCTCGAGTCCCGTGTCTGCTCCGGGCCAGGTCAGACCTGGGCTTGTCCTTGTGGAGGACAGACATGGCACGCGTGGGACAGCAGCCAGACCACGTGACGGGGACTCTGATCAACATGTTTTCCAGCACAGAGGCAGCCCAGATGCAGGGGTCAGGGAGGGCTCCAGAGAGGAGGCGATGGCGTGGCGGGGCTCTGATGGACGAGTAGGAGTTTGGTGAGGTCTGTGTGAGGGTCAAGGAGGGAATTCGAACCAAGTCATCCAGTCGGTCCTTTGCTTCATTTGCTTTGTTCACTCACTCCGCACTCGATCATTCATTCATGTGCATTCCTCGAGTCCCGGGATGCCAAGTGATCAGGGCAGAGCCCCGAAGGGCCTTATGGTCCTCAGGTGGCCCTCAGGGTATGTAACCCCAGGAATCTGTGGCTCTCTGGGCTCCCCATGGCAATGCCGGGAGCTCGGACACTGAGGCCCTGGtgtcaggaaaggagaaagaacaggatGGTGGCACCCGGCCCTCTGCAGGGAGAGGGCCCTGGTCTGGGAAGCCTCACATCCCACTCTGTTCCGCTCAGACTTGTGGTTCCAGGCAGTCCCTCCCAGAGCCCTGGGTGACCTGGGCTTTCCcacctcctggcctttgctgggtCTGTGCCTCAACCCCACACACCCCCCGCAGCTGGAAGGCAGGCCCATCACAGGCTGCCCGGCCTGGAGACACGGCCCAGCAGGTGTCGGGGCAGAGGCTCTCCCAAAATGTGGCCCCCGAGCTGAGGCCGTGGAGCGTCCCTGGCTTTCCCCAGCCAAGACCCAGGAGGAACTGCTAGAGGCTTGGCTGAGCCTCCGTTTCCTTCTCTGCATCAACGCGCTCAGGGTTGATGAGACATGGTGTGGACAGACGGGTGGGCTGATTGCCAGCGGGAGCGGGTTGCGGTtcggccctgcctccctcctcacctGCTCCCCTGCACCTCCTTCCAGGTGTCTGCGGTGTTGCTGTGGGCTACCCCCTGGACACGGTGAAGGTACGGCAACAGCCAGGCCTCCACCGGCCGCCCGAAGGCCCCTGAGACTAGGCTGCCCTCCAGGTCTCCTGCACCCACCCCtccctgaagcctgcttctctcacagGTCAAGATCCAGACAGAGCCCAAGTACAGGGGCATCGGGCACTGCGTGTGGGACACGTATCGCCGAGAGCGGGTAGGCCTGGGCCCCGGGTAATGGGCAGGAGGCGGTCAGGGCCTCAGACCCCGGGCCCGCCCACCACCCAGGGGAGGCTCAGCTCTGTCATCTGCCGGATGGCCTGCTGCTTTCTCTGAGGACGAGAGCCAGGCGTCGGCACAGAGGGGGTGCCGCCTTCAGGGGagggcctgcaggtggcctctggGGCCTCTGATGGTCAGGGAGGGACCTCAGGCGTTTGCGTTTGTCCCCTCGAGGAGGGGCACCCCTTGAAAGCCGTGCCGGGTGGAGCCGTTAGGTGTCCCCAGcgcccagctcagagcctggtCCAGGGGATGCTGGTCGGGGGGTGAACAAATgcaaaaacagcaacaataaagCATGCTATCCaacgtcctcctcctcctcctcatcaaaTAGCCGTCCCAGGTCCAGCCTGGCCCTCTGTCTCTTCATCCCCTCACATAACCTCGGAAGTGGAGTATTAGGATCCCCAGCTTACAGGCGGGGACGCTCAGAGCCTTGGCAGCCGGAGGCGGGCCCGAGGACCCCCGGCCAGGGAGGCCAGAGcagggcccagccccagccctctcCCCGGCCGGGCCTCCTGACTCGGGCCCTCGGGTCCTGTGTGTCCGCCCGCCAGCTGCGGGGCTTCTACCGAGGCCTCTCGCTGCCCGTGTGCACCGTGTCCCTGATCTCGTCCGTGTCCTTTGGCACCTACCGCCACTGCCTCGCGCACATCTGCCGATTCCGCTACGGCAGCCCCGACGCCAAGCCCGCCAAGACCGACATCACGCTGTCAGGATTTGCCTCTGGCGTGGTCCGCGTGAGTAGGGTGGGGGCGCGGGGGACCTCAGGACTGCAGGGTTGGGAGAGGCCGAGAGGCGCCCCCAGCCCAGCacagggggaaactgaggctggggcaGCGCACGGACTGCCTGAGGGCCGGGAGCTGTGGGTCAGGGCTCAGTGGGTTCTCGGCAGCTGCGTGACCTGGGGCAAGAAGCTGGGGagcctctctgggcttctggtCTCTTCACCCGTTAAGAGGCGTGGTGGCGATCCCGAGGGTGAGGGGTGTCAGGCCCCCAGCCGGCGCTGTTAGTAACATTAGTAGGACGATGTTATCGTTATTAAGTATTTAGTATTGTGTTATTCTTACACTAAAAGCTTACATCCGTTACATAATACACGCGTGACATTCGCATATTAATTATGTGATAACCACTCCCACGCGCCTGAGTCACACGTGTTTGCATGACTCCCCTCGTGTATGGAGGCCGCCCTGTGCCCGCGGAGCGTGCTGCAACAGCGAGCACTGGCTTTGAGCCCTGCTGCTCCGGGACGGCCGGGCCAGCGGCGGCTTCTTGGGGTCCGAGCCCCCCGGGGGTTCTGCGGGCAGCGAGAGGCTAAGGGAGGCCCGGCCCGCGGGCGTCTCCTTAggtgccccccactcccactgcAGGTGTTCCTGACCTCACCCACCGAGGTGGCCAAGGTCCGGCTGCAGACGCAGACGCAGCAGCGGCGCCCCTCGGCCTCGGGGCCCTCGGCCGCGCCCCCCATGTGTCCTGCGCCCCCTGCGGGTTCGGTGCCCGGGCCCAAGTACCGAGGGCCACTGCACTGCCTGGCCACGGTGGCCCGTGAGGAGGGGCTGCGGGGTCTCTACAAGGGCAGCTCGGCCCTGCTCTTCCGGGACGGCCACTCTTTCGCCACCTACTTCCTGTCCTACACCATCCTCTGCGAGCAGCTCACCCCCGCTGGCCACAGCCAGCCAGGTGAGTGGGGGCCCGGGGCCTGCAGACGGGGGACAGGCACAGCGGGGATCGGGCCGGGAGAGCAGGCGCGGCGCCTCCCAGGGTGGGGAGCTCTGCGCGGGTCAcgcaggccctgccctggcccccccGCTCTGGCGGGCGGCTGAGGCGctcagcacccccctccccccgcagatGTCTTGGGCGTGCTGCTGGCCGGGGGCTGCGCCGGGGTCCTGGCCTGGGCCGTGGCCACCCCCATGGACGTGATCAAGTCGCGCCTGCAGGCGGACGGGCAGGGCCAGCGGCGCTACCGGGGCCTCCTGCACTGCGTGGTGACCAGCGTCCGCGAGGAGGGGCCGCGCGTCCTCTTCAAGGGGCTGACGCTCAACTGCTGCCGCGCCTTCCCCGTCAACATGGTGGTCTTCGTCACCTACGAGGCCGTGCTGAGGCTCATCCGGGGCCTGTCCACGTAGCCAGCCCGACGCCCCCGGCGCCAACCCGCCAGCGGCTCCCGGACGTCGTAGTGCTGGCGGAGGCGCAGAGCGTGTTGGGGTCTGGGCCCCACTGAGCCGCCGGGACACCCAGATCAGCCGTGCTCGGGGCTTCGCCTGCCCGGCTACGCACCCCGAGGACGTCGAGGGGCCCATCTGCCACCAGCCTGGGGTTGGCCTGAGGGTCGCTGGAGCCAGGGAGGAGTGGGCCGTCGCTCGGAGTGGTTTGAGCATGCCGTCGGAGTCACAGCTCCCTCGTCACCCCTGCCGGCCGCCCACTGGCCGCCCTCCCCGCGAGGCCCCCACTCGGCTCTCCTCGGCTTGCTCCCCTGCAGCAGGCTGCTCAGAGACGGCGCTGGCCGGCCCGCATGGCCAGCGTGGCGCCGGGCCTGCTCACGCACCCTGTCCTGATGGGGGGTCCCAGAGACTCAGCGGGGAGCTGTGACAATAAACCACCTTCGGGCCTGCTCAGTggtgctctgtgctctgtggggcgGGCCGCCGGCTTATCCTCAGAGGCCGAGCCCTCCAGACCGGTGTGGCCAATGTCCCCACTACACAGACAGGCACACCGAGGCCCTGCACTCGGGCTGGCTCCCCCCACTGGGCTTTCGGGGCGCTGAGCCCTGCCATGGGAGGCCACTCCGTCTTCAGCGTGAGGCTTGCTCTCCTCAGCAGCCCCATCCCAAACCCACCCCTTTCTGAGAGAAACTGGGTTCCAGCCCGTTCCAGTTCCTGGCCCCTCGGTTGCCCGGACAATTGGCCGTGAGC of the Canis lupus baileyi chromosome 9, mCanLup2.hap1, whole genome shotgun sequence genome contains:
- the SLC25A47 gene encoding solute carrier family 25 member 47 isoform X1; protein product: MDFVAGAIGGVCGVAVGYPLDTVKVKIQTEPKYRGIGHCVWDTYRRERLRGFYRGLSLPVCTVSLISSVSFGTYRHCLAHICRFRYGSPDAKPAKTDITLSGFASGVVRVFLTSPTEVAKVRLQTQTQQRRPSASGPSAAPPMCPAPPAGSVPGPKYRGPLHCLATVAREEGLRGLYKGSSALLFRDGHSFATYFLSYTILCEQLTPAGHSQPDVLGVLLAGGCAGVLAWAVATPMDVIKSRLQADGQGQRRYRGLLHCVVTSVREEGPRVLFKGLTLNCCRAFPVNMVVFVTYEAVLRLIRGLST
- the SLC25A47 gene encoding solute carrier family 25 member 47 isoform X2, with the protein product MCPAPPAGSVPGPKYRGPLHCLATVAREEGLRGLYKGSSALLFRDGHSFATYFLSYTILCEQLTPAGHSQPDVLGVLLAGGCAGVLAWAVATPMDVIKSRLQADGQGQRRYRGLLHCVVTSVREEGPRVLFKGLTLNCCRAFPVNMVVFVTYEAVLRLIRGLST